The Meriones unguiculatus strain TT.TT164.6M chromosome 1, Bangor_MerUng_6.1, whole genome shotgun sequence genome has a segment encoding these proteins:
- the Znf512 gene encoding zinc finger protein 512 isoform X3, translating into MKMRRIKPAAASQVEGAGAKEKEKAKGKRKVKQEEDEDYHELPQKKHKLYGRKQRPKAQPHPKPQARRVRKEVPVYAAGSMEEKWYLEIMDKGSVSCPTCQAVGRKTIEGLKKHMENCKQELFTCHHCGKQLHSLAGMKYHVMANHNSLPILKAGDEVDEPSERERLRTVLKRMGKLRCMRESCSSTFTSIMGYLYHVRKCGKEAAELEKLTLKCHHCGKPYKSKAGLAYHMRSEHGPVFFPESGQPDCLKEMSLEAKGGGRVQRRSAKVAVYHLQELASAELTKEWPKRKVLQDLVPDDRKLKYTRPGLPTFSQEVLHKWKMDIKKYHRIQCPNQGCEAVYSSVSGLKAHLGSCTLGTFVAGKYKCLLCQKEFVSESGVKYHINSVHAEDWFVVNPTTTKSFEKLMKIKQRQQEEEKQRQQHGSRRSLRRQQQPRTEPPEDQAEPRAGKEEGGNEELVVSTLCKGSEQEPVLAQSQKAEPAKTTHKRGRK; encoded by the exons ATGAAGATGAGAAGAATCAAGCCTGCTGCTGCTTCACAAGTTGAAG GCGCAGgtgcaaaggaaaaggaaaaggccaaaggaaagaggaaagtcaagcaggaagaagatgaagactaCCACGAGCTTCCTCAGAAGAAGCACAAGCTGTATG GGAGGAAGCAGCGGCCTAAAGCTCAGCCTCACCCCAAACCCCAGGCTCGTCGGGTTCGGAAGGAAGTACCAGTTTATGCAGCAG GAAGTATGGAGGAAAAATGGTACTTAGAAATCATGGATAAAGGCAGTGTTTCCTGTCCTACGTGCCAGGCAGTGGGGAGAAAGACTATAGAGGGTTTAAAGAAACACATGGAAAACTGCAAACAG GAACTGTTTACCTGCCATCATTGTGGGAAACAGCTTCATTCACTGGCAGGAATGAAGTATCACGTCATGGCCAATCATAATAGTTTG CCAATTTTGAAGGCAGGAGATGAAGTGGATGAGCCAAGCGAAAGGGAGCGGCTGCGAACAGTTCTGAAGAGAATGGGAAAGCTCAGGTGCATGCGTGAG AGTTGCTCCAGTACCTTCACCAGCATTATGGGATATCTGTATCATGTCAGAAAATGTGGCAAAGAGGCTGCAGAGCTGGAGAAGTTGACCCTGAAATGTCACCACTGTGGAAAACCATACAAGTCAAAGGCTGGGCTTGCATATCACATGAGGTCAGAGCATGGGCCT GTCTTCTTTCCAGAATCAGGACAGCCAGACTGTTTAAAGGAGATGAGTCTGGAGGCGAAGGGTGGAGGCCGAGTTCAGCGGCGTTCTGCCAAGGTAGCTGTGTACCACCTGCAGGAACTTGCCTCTGCTGAACTGACCAAGGAATGGCCCAAGAGGAAGGTGCTCCAGGACCTGGTACCCGATGACCGGAAG TTAAAATATACTCGCCCTGGGTTACCTACATTCAGCCAGGAAGTGCTGCACAAGTGGAAGATGGATATCAAGAAGTATCATCGCATCCAGTGTCCTAACCAG GGCTGTGAGGCTGTCTACAGTAGTGTATCTGGCCTTAAGGCTCACCTGGGCTCTTGTACATTG GGCACCTTTGTGGCTGGAAAATACAAATGTCTTCTGTGTCAGAAAGAATTTGTGTCAGAGAGTGGTGTCAAGTACCACATCAATTCTGTCCATGCCGAG GACTGGTTTGTTGTAAACCCGACAACCACCAAAAGCTTTGAGAAGCTGATGAAGATAAAGCAGCggcagcaggaagaagagaagcagcGGCAGCAGCACGGGAGCCGACGGTCCctgaggaggcagcagcagcctCGAACTGAGCCTCCAGAGGACCAGGCAGAGCCgagggcagggaaggaggagggcgGGAACGAGGAACTGGTAGTGTCTACCTTATGTAAAGGATCAGAACAGGAGCCAGTCCTAGCACAGTCCCAGAAAGCCGAGCCCGCCAAGACCACTCACAAACGAGGGAGGAAGTAG
- the Ccdc121 gene encoding coiled-coil domain-containing protein 121, producing MESQEQGNCISKDRSPRSGDKSRQFPRTNLVVQTKNVCDDNSCCARLHHVDPKVKTPYENCVPQEQTPGTSSLAKTVSKPKIHPDKHLSSGTRLAQSPKDSSQPPTCLSILSEFFKPERLTKLERKVERRTIKALELLNKNIKEARLRQESLLQNSRFLQEQGLYLENENRSIVDFLKKRNEHCKKKHEDHWNEYSQECGEIKRQKQELMSKFAQKNADLQTEILKRKRTQFELAQQIQSLKHISLVKENQEMRIQALQKELETMKAETAFKAHQACLEFLQLKACLYRELHILKLPQVGDYTSSELKHEAQTLESMAKKLNSELSVSINREFQELQKEVMNLAQKHYKLQSIKRKLEKWKKQLKEEQWYQEALARGRGHLKAKSKRRPENMSRSHVGHPSCTKSRIKPMQFIRQRSKNWNC from the exons ATGGAATCCCAAGAGCAGGGCAACTGCATTTCAAAAGACAGAAGTCCCAGGTCTGGGGACAAGTCCAGACAATTTCCAAGGACTAATTTAGTAGTTCAGACTAAGAACGTATGTGATGACAACTCTTGCTGTGCAAGGTTACATCATGTTGACCCCAAAGTAAAGACACCTTATGAAAATTGTGTTCCCCAAGAGCAGACACCTGGTACAAGTTCTTTGGCAAAGACCGTCAGTAAGCCCAAAATACACCCTGATAAACATCTGAGTTCTGGAACCAG GTTAGCTCAGAGTCCGAAAGATTCTTCCCAACCACCAACGTGTCTTTCTATTCTAAGTGAATTTTTCAAGCCAGAGAGGCTAACAAAATTggagaggaaagtagaaagaaggaCAATTAAGGCACTAGAGCTACTGAACAAAAATATAAAGGAGGCTCGGCTCCGGCAGGAAAGCCTGCTACAAAACAGCAGGTTTCTCCAAGAGCAGGGGCTCTATCTAGAGAATGAGAACAGATCCATTGTGGACTTTCTAAAAAAACGGAATGAGCATTGTAAAAAGAAACATGAGGATCACTGGAATGAGTATTCTCAGGAATGTGGGGAGATTAAGAGACAGAAGCAAGAACTGATGTCCAAATTTGCCCAGAAAAATGCAGACCTTCAAACAGAGATCTTGAAGAGGAAACGCACCCAGTTCGAGCTGGCGCAACAGATTCAGTCACTGAAGCACATTTCCTTGGTAAAGGAGAACCAGGAGATGAGAATCCAGGCATTACAGAAGGAACTAGAGACCATGAAAGCTGAGACAGCCTTTAAGGCCCATCAGGCATGCTTGGAATTCCTGCAGCTTAAGGCGTGCCTCTACAGAGAGCTGCACATACTAAAACTGCCTCAGGTGGGAGACTACACCTCCAGCGAGCTTAAGCACGAGGCCCAGACCTTAGAGTCCATGGCTAAGAAGCTGAATTCAGAGCTGAGTGTTAGCATcaacagagagttccaggagttACAGAAGGAAGTGATGAATCTGGCTCAGAAACACTACAAGCTACAATCTATAAAGAGGAAGCTAGAGAAGTGGAAAAAGCAGCTGAAGGAAGAACAGTGGTATCAAGAAGCCTTAGCTAGAGGGAGAGGACACCTTAAGGCAAAGAGTAAGAGACGTCCTGAGAATATGTCCCGAAGCCACGTTGGCCATCCTTCATGCACCAAATCAAGAATAAAGCCAATGCAATTTATACGTCAGAGAAGTAAGAATTGGAACTGCTAG
- the Znf512 gene encoding zinc finger protein 512 isoform X2, which translates to MSSRFGAVTATPGPTSFKQQRSTRIVGAKNRTQCSIKDNSFQYTIPHDDSLSGSSSASSCEPASDFPASFQKSTYWMKMRRIKPAAASQVEGAGAKEKEKAKGKRKVKQEEDEDYHELPQKKHKLYGRKQRPKAQPHPKPQARRVRKEVPVYAAGSMEEKWYLEIMDKGSVSCPTCQAVGRKTIEGLKKHMENCKQELFTCHHCGKQLHSLAGMKYHVMANHNSLPILKAGDEVDEPSERERLRTVLKRMGKLRCMRESCSSTFTSIMGYLYHVRKCGKEAAELEKLTLKCHHCGKPYKSKAGLAYHMRSEHGPVFFPESGQPDCLKEMSLEAKGGGRVQRRSAKVAVYHLQELASAELTKEWPKRKVLQDLVPDDRKLKYTRPGLPTFSQEVLHKWKMDIKKYHRIQCPNQGCEAVYSSVSGLKAHLGSCTLGTFVAGKYKCLLCQKEFVSESGVKYHINSVHAEDWFVVNPTTTKSFEKLMKIKQRQQEEEKQRQQHGSRRSLRRQQQPRTEPPEDQAEPRAGKEEGGNEELVVSTLCKGSEQEPVLAQSQKAEPAKTTHKRGRK; encoded by the exons CAGGACCCAGTGCTCCATAAAGGACAACAGCTTCCAATACACTATCCCTCACGATGATTCCTTGAGTGGCTCCTCATCCGCCTCCTCCTGCGAACCAGCGAGTGATTTCCCGGCATCCTTCCAGAAATCTACCTACTGGATGAAGATGAGAAGAATCAAGCCTGCTGCTGCTTCACAAGTTGAAG GCGCAGgtgcaaaggaaaaggaaaaggccaaaggaaagaggaaagtcaagcaggaagaagatgaagactaCCACGAGCTTCCTCAGAAGAAGCACAAGCTGTATG GGAGGAAGCAGCGGCCTAAAGCTCAGCCTCACCCCAAACCCCAGGCTCGTCGGGTTCGGAAGGAAGTACCAGTTTATGCAGCAG GAAGTATGGAGGAAAAATGGTACTTAGAAATCATGGATAAAGGCAGTGTTTCCTGTCCTACGTGCCAGGCAGTGGGGAGAAAGACTATAGAGGGTTTAAAGAAACACATGGAAAACTGCAAACAG GAACTGTTTACCTGCCATCATTGTGGGAAACAGCTTCATTCACTGGCAGGAATGAAGTATCACGTCATGGCCAATCATAATAGTTTG CCAATTTTGAAGGCAGGAGATGAAGTGGATGAGCCAAGCGAAAGGGAGCGGCTGCGAACAGTTCTGAAGAGAATGGGAAAGCTCAGGTGCATGCGTGAG AGTTGCTCCAGTACCTTCACCAGCATTATGGGATATCTGTATCATGTCAGAAAATGTGGCAAAGAGGCTGCAGAGCTGGAGAAGTTGACCCTGAAATGTCACCACTGTGGAAAACCATACAAGTCAAAGGCTGGGCTTGCATATCACATGAGGTCAGAGCATGGGCCT GTCTTCTTTCCAGAATCAGGACAGCCAGACTGTTTAAAGGAGATGAGTCTGGAGGCGAAGGGTGGAGGCCGAGTTCAGCGGCGTTCTGCCAAGGTAGCTGTGTACCACCTGCAGGAACTTGCCTCTGCTGAACTGACCAAGGAATGGCCCAAGAGGAAGGTGCTCCAGGACCTGGTACCCGATGACCGGAAG TTAAAATATACTCGCCCTGGGTTACCTACATTCAGCCAGGAAGTGCTGCACAAGTGGAAGATGGATATCAAGAAGTATCATCGCATCCAGTGTCCTAACCAG GGCTGTGAGGCTGTCTACAGTAGTGTATCTGGCCTTAAGGCTCACCTGGGCTCTTGTACATTG GGCACCTTTGTGGCTGGAAAATACAAATGTCTTCTGTGTCAGAAAGAATTTGTGTCAGAGAGTGGTGTCAAGTACCACATCAATTCTGTCCATGCCGAG GACTGGTTTGTTGTAAACCCGACAACCACCAAAAGCTTTGAGAAGCTGATGAAGATAAAGCAGCggcagcaggaagaagagaagcagcGGCAGCAGCACGGGAGCCGACGGTCCctgaggaggcagcagcagcctCGAACTGAGCCTCCAGAGGACCAGGCAGAGCCgagggcagggaaggaggagggcgGGAACGAGGAACTGGTAGTGTCTACCTTATGTAAAGGATCAGAACAGGAGCCAGTCCTAGCACAGTCCCAGAAAGCCGAGCCCGCCAAGACCACTCACAAACGAGGGAGGAAGTAG
- the Znf512 gene encoding zinc finger protein 512 isoform X1 — protein sequence MSSRFGAVTATPGPTSFKQQRSTRIVGAKNSRTQCSIKDNSFQYTIPHDDSLSGSSSASSCEPASDFPASFQKSTYWMKMRRIKPAAASQVEGAGAKEKEKAKGKRKVKQEEDEDYHELPQKKHKLYGRKQRPKAQPHPKPQARRVRKEVPVYAAGSMEEKWYLEIMDKGSVSCPTCQAVGRKTIEGLKKHMENCKQELFTCHHCGKQLHSLAGMKYHVMANHNSLPILKAGDEVDEPSERERLRTVLKRMGKLRCMRESCSSTFTSIMGYLYHVRKCGKEAAELEKLTLKCHHCGKPYKSKAGLAYHMRSEHGPVFFPESGQPDCLKEMSLEAKGGGRVQRRSAKVAVYHLQELASAELTKEWPKRKVLQDLVPDDRKLKYTRPGLPTFSQEVLHKWKMDIKKYHRIQCPNQGCEAVYSSVSGLKAHLGSCTLGTFVAGKYKCLLCQKEFVSESGVKYHINSVHAEDWFVVNPTTTKSFEKLMKIKQRQQEEEKQRQQHGSRRSLRRQQQPRTEPPEDQAEPRAGKEEGGNEELVVSTLCKGSEQEPVLAQSQKAEPAKTTHKRGRK from the exons CAGCAGGACCCAGTGCTCCATAAAGGACAACAGCTTCCAATACACTATCCCTCACGATGATTCCTTGAGTGGCTCCTCATCCGCCTCCTCCTGCGAACCAGCGAGTGATTTCCCGGCATCCTTCCAGAAATCTACCTACTGGATGAAGATGAGAAGAATCAAGCCTGCTGCTGCTTCACAAGTTGAAG GCGCAGgtgcaaaggaaaaggaaaaggccaaaggaaagaggaaagtcaagcaggaagaagatgaagactaCCACGAGCTTCCTCAGAAGAAGCACAAGCTGTATG GGAGGAAGCAGCGGCCTAAAGCTCAGCCTCACCCCAAACCCCAGGCTCGTCGGGTTCGGAAGGAAGTACCAGTTTATGCAGCAG GAAGTATGGAGGAAAAATGGTACTTAGAAATCATGGATAAAGGCAGTGTTTCCTGTCCTACGTGCCAGGCAGTGGGGAGAAAGACTATAGAGGGTTTAAAGAAACACATGGAAAACTGCAAACAG GAACTGTTTACCTGCCATCATTGTGGGAAACAGCTTCATTCACTGGCAGGAATGAAGTATCACGTCATGGCCAATCATAATAGTTTG CCAATTTTGAAGGCAGGAGATGAAGTGGATGAGCCAAGCGAAAGGGAGCGGCTGCGAACAGTTCTGAAGAGAATGGGAAAGCTCAGGTGCATGCGTGAG AGTTGCTCCAGTACCTTCACCAGCATTATGGGATATCTGTATCATGTCAGAAAATGTGGCAAAGAGGCTGCAGAGCTGGAGAAGTTGACCCTGAAATGTCACCACTGTGGAAAACCATACAAGTCAAAGGCTGGGCTTGCATATCACATGAGGTCAGAGCATGGGCCT GTCTTCTTTCCAGAATCAGGACAGCCAGACTGTTTAAAGGAGATGAGTCTGGAGGCGAAGGGTGGAGGCCGAGTTCAGCGGCGTTCTGCCAAGGTAGCTGTGTACCACCTGCAGGAACTTGCCTCTGCTGAACTGACCAAGGAATGGCCCAAGAGGAAGGTGCTCCAGGACCTGGTACCCGATGACCGGAAG TTAAAATATACTCGCCCTGGGTTACCTACATTCAGCCAGGAAGTGCTGCACAAGTGGAAGATGGATATCAAGAAGTATCATCGCATCCAGTGTCCTAACCAG GGCTGTGAGGCTGTCTACAGTAGTGTATCTGGCCTTAAGGCTCACCTGGGCTCTTGTACATTG GGCACCTTTGTGGCTGGAAAATACAAATGTCTTCTGTGTCAGAAAGAATTTGTGTCAGAGAGTGGTGTCAAGTACCACATCAATTCTGTCCATGCCGAG GACTGGTTTGTTGTAAACCCGACAACCACCAAAAGCTTTGAGAAGCTGATGAAGATAAAGCAGCggcagcaggaagaagagaagcagcGGCAGCAGCACGGGAGCCGACGGTCCctgaggaggcagcagcagcctCGAACTGAGCCTCCAGAGGACCAGGCAGAGCCgagggcagggaaggaggagggcgGGAACGAGGAACTGGTAGTGTCTACCTTATGTAAAGGATCAGAACAGGAGCCAGTCCTAGCACAGTCCCAGAAAGCCGAGCCCGCCAAGACCACTCACAAACGAGGGAGGAAGTAG